In one Candidatus Nomurabacteria bacterium genomic region, the following are encoded:
- a CDS encoding DUF559 domain-containing protein yields the protein MDGKIHESQVERDEERTLVLQEEYGLRVIRFTNDEVLYERGRLWRGFAQLTLAFAKAKSRSLSVERGCSEGCD from the coding sequence ATGGATGGCAAGATCCATGAATCACAGGTTGAAAGAGATGAAGAAAGAACGCTCGTCTTACAAGAAGAATATGGTTTGCGGGTGATTCGCTTTACGAATGATGAGGTTTTATATGAGAGAGGGAGGTTGTGGCGCGGCTTCGCGCAACTCACCCTGGCTTTTGCTAAAGCAAAGAGCCGGTCCCTCTCTGTGGAGAGAGGGTGTTCGGAAGGCTGCGACTGA
- a CDS encoding methyltransferase domain-containing protein has translation MPKPSYPRSSSSSYGDRKPSYGDRKPSFGDRKPSFGARKSYGDKPAYGASRPSYGDRKPSYGGSSRPSYGDRKPSYGGDRPSYGDRKPSFGGDRPSYGDRKPAYGASRPSYGDRKPSYGGDRPSYSDRKPAYGDKKPYVSRPWGDRKPFGGPKTFGDRKPYGDRKPSGDREERTYNDRPFNADNSSRKTYITRSTHNPKSSWEPVAPWYDDYMGKSGGDYQQDVVFPAAIKLLSPKEGKTYLDLACGQGAFSHLLATKVSAKVIGLDASPTLIESAKKGAKQNETFEVGDARTALLQREENEFDGAVINLAIQNIDPLESMFRGLARVLKQNATLVITLNHPGFRQPRQSGWGWDEERKLQFRRIDRYLTEYEQPIQMHPGAAPEEKTYSYHRPLQTYISALARHGFAVDGLEELISNRVSDSGPKAKAENFARNEFPLFMAIRAIKIK, from the coding sequence ATGCCAAAACCCTCCTATCCCCGCTCCTCCAGCTCAAGCTACGGGGACCGTAAACCTTCATACGGTGACAGAAAACCGTCTTTTGGCGACCGCAAACCCTCATTCGGTGCCCGTAAATCCTACGGCGATAAGCCCGCTTATGGCGCTAGTCGCCCATCTTACGGTGACAGAAAACCTTCATACGGAGGTTCAAGCCGTCCATCTTATGGTGATCGCAAGCCATCTTACGGTGGTGATCGTCCATCCTACGGAGACCGTAAACCATCCTTTGGCGGTGATCGTCCATCTTATGGTGATAGAAAGCCAGCTTATGGCGCTAGTCGTCCGTCTTATGGTGATCGCAAACCTTCTTACGGTGGTGATCGTCCATCTTATAGTGATAGAAAGCCAGCATATGGTGACAAAAAACCTTACGTTTCTCGTCCTTGGGGTGACCGCAAACCATTTGGTGGTCCAAAAACATTTGGCGACCGAAAACCTTACGGTGATCGCAAACCTTCTGGTGACCGTGAAGAGCGTACTTACAACGACCGTCCATTTAATGCGGACAATAGCTCACGTAAGACCTATATCACTCGCAGCACTCACAACCCTAAATCCAGTTGGGAGCCAGTGGCACCTTGGTATGATGACTATATGGGCAAATCCGGCGGTGACTATCAACAAGACGTTGTATTTCCAGCCGCTATCAAGCTCTTGAGTCCAAAAGAAGGTAAGACCTATCTTGATCTCGCTTGTGGACAAGGTGCCTTTAGCCATTTACTTGCAACAAAGGTCAGCGCCAAAGTTATTGGTCTTGATGCTTCACCTACCTTGATTGAATCTGCAAAAAAAGGAGCAAAGCAAAATGAAACATTCGAAGTTGGTGACGCTCGTACCGCGCTCTTACAACGCGAAGAAAACGAATTTGATGGCGCTGTGATCAATCTCGCTATTCAAAACATCGATCCACTCGAATCTATGTTCCGTGGACTTGCCCGCGTTCTTAAACAAAATGCAACGCTTGTTATCACCCTCAACCACCCAGGCTTCCGTCAACCACGTCAAAGTGGCTGGGGTTGGGATGAAGAACGCAAATTACAGTTCCGCCGTATCGACCGTTATCTAACGGAGTACGAACAACCAATCCAAATGCATCCAGGTGCAGCGCCAGAAGAGAAAACCTATTCGTACCATCGTCCATTGCAAACCTATATCAGCGCCCTCGCTCGTCATGGTTTCGCTGTTGACGGTCTCGAAGAACTTATCTCTAACCGCGTATCAGACTCCGGTCCAAAAGCAAAAGCAGAAAACTTCGCTCGTAACGAGTTTCCACTTTTTATGGCCATTCGCGCCATCAAAATCAAATAA
- a CDS encoding glycosyltransferase family 4 protein, which yields MPTIAMIGQKGLPARSGGIERHVQHLATSLVERGHRVIVFGRAWYVAQSKAPNGVEQIITKGIKTKHLDAITHSFTAILAARKLRPDIVHIHGAGIAVLVPLVRLLVPKAKVVVTFHCIDRVLTKWGRFARLVFSIGEWSSCHLAHRTVTVSQDLAQYCAKTYGVQPWYIPHGIPQAEFPAKAQEYLEKHELTEDQYFLFVGRLIPDKEAHLLIEAYALAAQKSQAVKKIPLVLVGASSFSDSYAKSLIHRAAAISGVHYLGERYGEEMAVLQSRAMAHVFPSSSEGLSLAIVEACQYGKTVIATDIPANREATGGWMIPVGLKDIEGMSEALVRIAERHPAERRELGQRAQVHVARVHDCDERANDMVRVYADVLGQSRDLVTPIQLSSNPLASL from the coding sequence ATGCCTACTATCGCCATGATTGGTCAAAAGGGTCTTCCAGCCCGCTCAGGAGGTATTGAACGTCATGTTCAACATCTTGCCACAAGCCTCGTAGAACGCGGTCACCGCGTTATTGTGTTTGGTCGTGCCTGGTATGTTGCTCAAAGCAAGGCACCAAACGGTGTTGAGCAAATTATTACAAAAGGCATCAAGACAAAGCATCTTGATGCAATTACACATTCGTTTACGGCTATTCTTGCCGCACGTAAGCTACGTCCTGATATTGTTCATATACATGGTGCAGGCATTGCTGTTCTTGTTCCACTTGTTCGTCTACTGGTACCAAAAGCAAAAGTTGTCGTTACGTTTCATTGTATTGATCGTGTTCTGACAAAATGGGGTCGTTTTGCAAGACTCGTCTTTTCTATTGGCGAATGGAGTTCTTGTCATCTTGCGCATCGTACCGTAACCGTTTCTCAAGATCTCGCTCAATATTGCGCAAAAACCTATGGTGTTCAGCCTTGGTATATCCCACATGGTATTCCGCAAGCTGAGTTTCCAGCTAAAGCACAAGAGTATCTTGAAAAGCATGAGCTAACCGAAGACCAGTATTTCTTATTTGTTGGACGTCTTATCCCTGATAAAGAGGCGCATTTATTGATTGAGGCTTATGCACTCGCTGCACAAAAATCACAAGCGGTAAAAAAGATCCCTCTTGTTTTGGTTGGTGCCTCGTCTTTTAGTGATAGCTATGCAAAGTCTCTTATCCATCGCGCTGCCGCTATTTCCGGCGTGCATTATTTAGGTGAGCGCTATGGTGAAGAGATGGCTGTACTACAGTCACGTGCTATGGCGCATGTCTTTCCGTCATCAAGTGAGGGATTGTCTTTGGCTATTGTCGAAGCTTGTCAGTACGGTAAAACGGTTATCGCTACTGATATCCCTGCAAACCGCGAAGCGACGGGTGGTTGGATGATTCCGGTTGGCTTAAAAGATATCGAAGGAATGTCAGAAGCTTTGGTACGTATTGCCGAGCGTCATCCAGCAGAACGTCGCGAGCTTGGTCAAAGAGCACAAGTACATGTTGCACGTGTTCACGACTGCGATGAACGTGCAAACGATATGGTTCGCGTCTATGCTGATGTACTTGGTCAGTCCCGTGATCTTGTTACGCCAATTCAATTAAGTTCAAACCCCTTAGCGTCTTTATAA
- a CDS encoding glycosyltransferase family 4 protein → MRIVLATGIYPPDTGGPASYTQALFTWLKKEGHQVTVICYSDAPGNEVVRISRNGSLFSRYVHYVKAVYLAAKQMDIVYVQGPVSEGLPGTIAAKLAGKPTVMKIVGDYAWEQAQQNGETALLDEFLQTKHKGKIRLMEIVERWTARQAKYIITPSRYLKTVVERWGVPSDRIKVILNAQEPLKAFSAGAIRAAPLSLREKGDNDCIFFTAARAVPWKGVKELIQWWEDTSETHRLVIAGSGPDAELWRSLIEASPVKERIDYRGTLTRDQMAEQYALSDAFLLDSGYEGYPHVVAEAASMGVPCFVSDKGGNPETVEQFGSLITVLPYLDRVAWLNAIQNVQKKTTQEYKRSIWRFEDMATSTLAVLKGKNI, encoded by the coding sequence ATGCGTATTGTTCTTGCTACGGGTATTTATCCGCCAGACACAGGAGGTCCTGCGAGTTATACGCAGGCATTATTTACGTGGTTAAAAAAAGAAGGTCATCAAGTAACGGTTATTTGTTATAGCGACGCGCCTGGTAACGAAGTGGTACGCATTTCTCGCAATGGGTCATTGTTTAGTCGGTATGTGCATTATGTAAAAGCCGTTTACCTAGCAGCAAAGCAGATGGATATCGTTTATGTACAAGGACCGGTTTCTGAAGGGCTTCCTGGGACAATTGCCGCTAAACTTGCAGGTAAACCCACGGTAATGAAAATCGTAGGGGATTATGCTTGGGAGCAAGCACAGCAAAATGGTGAAACGGCATTATTAGATGAGTTTTTACAAACCAAACATAAAGGCAAGATCCGTTTGATGGAGATTGTCGAACGTTGGACGGCGCGGCAGGCAAAGTACATCATCACACCAAGTCGTTATCTTAAAACGGTTGTCGAGAGATGGGGAGTGCCATCAGATAGGATTAAGGTTATTTTGAATGCGCAAGAACCGCTGAAGGCTTTCTCCGCCGGCGCTATTCGCGCGGCACCTCTTTCACTACGTGAAAAAGGGGATAACGATTGTATTTTTTTTACGGCAGCGAGGGCGGTGCCTTGGAAGGGGGTGAAAGAGCTTATTCAATGGTGGGAGGATACGTCTGAGACGCATCGATTGGTTATTGCGGGTTCTGGGCCAGATGCAGAACTTTGGAGGTCTCTTATCGAAGCCTCGCCCGTAAAAGAGCGTATAGACTATCGCGGTACACTTACTCGCGATCAAATGGCGGAGCAATACGCGCTAAGCGATGCTTTTTTATTAGACTCTGGTTACGAAGGATATCCACATGTCGTCGCTGAGGCTGCCTCAATGGGTGTGCCATGTTTTGTGAGTGATAAAGGTGGTAATCCAGAAACGGTCGAGCAATTTGGCTCTTTGATCACAGTGCTACCGTATCTTGATCGTGTCGCATGGTTAAACGCAATCCAAAACGTACAAAAGAAAACTACACAAGAGTATAAACGCTCCATATGGCGATTTGAAGATATGGCTACAAGTACGTTGGCTGTGTTAAAAGGTAAAAATATATGA
- a CDS encoding class I SAM-dependent methyltransferase: protein MKFAHEQFERECMQEIAKRDRVLDVGGGSRFQKGMKTYESLFANTAYETMDISSDYSPDIVGDIHAIPLADASVDAIICRSVLEHVKNPNVAIIELHRILKPGGLLFLQVPSTYPYHARKGVGAYKDYWRFFDDTLELFGESFTSYKIVRHGGWFLAMSFFFPGQALMRKSLDYIALFFDNVFATQKKTTTAFYSVLLMK, encoded by the coding sequence ATGAAATTCGCTCACGAACAATTTGAACGAGAATGTATGCAAGAAATCGCAAAACGCGATCGTGTTTTGGATGTGGGTGGCGGTTCTCGTTTTCAAAAGGGGATGAAGACATACGAATCACTCTTTGCAAATACAGCGTATGAAACCATGGATATTTCGTCTGATTATTCGCCTGATATTGTAGGGGATATTCATGCTATCCCTTTAGCGGATGCAAGCGTTGATGCGATTATTTGCCGCTCAGTGCTTGAGCATGTAAAAAATCCGAACGTCGCTATAATAGAACTCCATCGTATTCTTAAGCCCGGTGGCCTGTTGTTTTTACAGGTACCATCGACGTATCCATACCATGCACGAAAAGGAGTAGGAGCCTATAAAGATTATTGGCGTTTTTTTGATGATACGCTTGAGCTATTTGGGGAGTCATTTACCTCATACAAAATCGTGAGACATGGCGGTTGGTTTTTGGCGATGTCATTTTTCTTTCCCGGCCAAGCGCTTATGAGAAAGTCTCTTGATTATATCGCACTATTTTTTGATAACGTTTTTGCAACACAGAAAAAGACAACAACGGCGTTTTATAGTGTATTGTTAATGAAGTAG
- a CDS encoding glycosyltransferase family 4 protein, translating to MKKVLIFSTAYFPLVGGAEVAMKEITDRLHEWEFHVITAKIQPGLARTERFGNAIVHRCGFGMPVDKYLLPCFGVWRALRIAKKEEVQVIWSLMASYGGFAALVYTWVRPKAKMLLTLQEGDPLDYIAKRVGIFHRFFVKIFERANAVQAISHFLADWAVKMGFKGVPIVIPNGVDIARFTAPQDTSALSALRTQWGVSQEDILVVTASRLVLKNGTDDLIRALTFLPKNYKLIIAGDGDDRDKLRVLTQQKQLTERVVFLGGLSHEKLPSVLKACDIFCRPSLSEGLGISFLEAMAVGLPIIGTPVGGIPDFLQDGETGVFCQPRDPESIAKAVLRIQNVPGLRDTLIVRGSALVSESYNWENIAEDIGKMIRSI from the coding sequence ATGAAAAAAGTTCTTATCTTTTCTACGGCCTATTTTCCACTTGTTGGGGGTGCTGAAGTTGCCATGAAAGAAATTACTGATCGTCTTCACGAGTGGGAGTTTCATGTCATTACCGCAAAAATCCAACCGGGGTTAGCAAGAACGGAACGATTTGGTAATGCGATTGTTCATCGTTGCGGTTTTGGAATGCCTGTTGATAAATACTTGCTCCCTTGTTTTGGTGTATGGCGTGCTTTGCGAATCGCAAAGAAGGAAGAGGTGCAAGTCATCTGGTCACTCATGGCAAGTTATGGTGGCTTTGCGGCACTTGTCTATACTTGGGTACGTCCAAAAGCAAAAATGTTACTTACCTTGCAAGAAGGGGATCCGCTCGACTATATCGCAAAGCGTGTGGGTATTTTTCATCGCTTTTTTGTTAAGATCTTTGAGCGAGCGAATGCTGTGCAAGCGATCAGTCATTTTCTTGCTGATTGGGCGGTAAAGATGGGCTTTAAAGGCGTGCCAATTGTTATCCCTAACGGTGTTGATATTGCGCGTTTTACTGCTCCGCAAGATACAAGTGCATTATCTGCATTACGAACACAGTGGGGAGTATCACAAGAAGATATTCTTGTTGTGACAGCATCTCGACTGGTGTTAAAAAATGGCACCGATGATCTTATTCGAGCGCTTACTTTTTTGCCAAAAAACTATAAGCTCATTATCGCGGGTGATGGTGATGATCGTGATAAATTACGCGTACTCACACAACAAAAGCAACTTACCGAACGTGTTGTTTTTTTAGGAGGTCTTTCTCATGAAAAACTACCATCCGTTTTAAAGGCCTGTGATATTTTTTGCCGACCGTCACTTTCAGAAGGTTTGGGGATTTCATTTTTAGAAGCGATGGCTGTTGGGCTTCCGATTATCGGAACTCCTGTTGGGGGCATCCCGGATTTTCTTCAGGATGGAGAAACGGGTGTATTTTGTCAGCCTCGGGATCCAGAATCAATTGCAAAGGCGGTATTACGAATACAAAATGTACCAGGCTTGCGAGATACCTTGATCGTAAGAGGTTCTGCGTTAGTATCCGAGAGCTATAACTGGGAAAACATCGCCGAAGATATCGGAAAGATGATTCGCTCGATCTAG
- a CDS encoding YraN family protein, with protein sequence MTYSVFVSSPSHRAIGDGGESLAVTYFIKKGFEIIDQNVQYRFGEIDLVIKRDHVLHFVEVKYRRSLTYGRPEESVTFQKLRRIRLAVLRYLQDRGLQARSIQIDVLAILALPGQDVEYTWISPAV encoded by the coding sequence ATGACCTACTCCGTTTTTGTGTCTTCTCCTTCTCATCGAGCGATCGGCGATGGGGGAGAATCACTCGCTGTTACCTATTTTATCAAAAAGGGTTTTGAAATTATCGATCAAAATGTCCAATATCGCTTTGGTGAAATAGACCTCGTCATCAAGCGTGATCATGTTTTGCATTTTGTCGAAGTAAAGTATCGACGATCGTTAACCTATGGAAGACCGGAGGAGTCTGTGACATTTCAAAAGCTTCGGCGTATTCGTTTAGCGGTTCTTCGGTATCTGCAAGATCGCGGTTTGCAGGCACGCTCTATTCAGATTGATGTTTTAGCGATTTTGGCTTTACCGGGACAAGACGTCGAGTATACATGGATTTCTCCTGCGGTTTGA
- a CDS encoding O-antigen ligase family protein: protein MNRSSAIKFFKAITLLGVYGGLLVPPMFIPVVIFPFVFSKLIFLQVLIGITFPAYIALAWMEPAYRPKKHLLTGALLWYFAAVALSVLFAVDPMRAWWGNQERMNGLFTLLHFLAWFLMITGVIRTWDEWKKLLRFEVCIGGFMAIIAMLQKLNPNLLMFPAGPRVGGLLDNPIYMAAYQIFNLFFLGLLWWKEKSKGWKWGYGFIALLAIIAFFLAQSRGALVGLAVGLLAFAFYIGVFSKSKKHKLAVFGGLAALAIGYGGLYVARDVPFIKASPLYRLVDFQATITTRLIAWDIAWKGFKERPLTGWGFDNFHIIFNQHYNPQSLRFGQYETWFDRAHNTVLDVMSMTGLFGLIGFIAIYITIFYSSWRAYKKGWIDLPIAAMLFSLPIAYFVQNLFVFDHPAGFTMSYLLFALVVGATQKDFVGEKSKEEVKEEAEGRHEAPWIAYGAISLAALFIVWAYSITPFNISRIALRSNGLISSNPQMGIDLAKQARDYGWTPYVDEQSFLLSRNLISIAGAQPSAVQSPIWKDGYQLAKELSLEEISRHPKNTHPRFILARLAQEAFVGDAPEGQVSLDQYKEAIKLSPQRQQLHFSLARLYLMAGRVDDALAILKDVTTFDPDAGEPFWNYGLSLLFDKKDVDGGVAAIMQSQTAAYPYRFTNARELTVLTDALIVSNDQAVFDRFIRELANTDYFPRLTATEYGQIAVRLHQANKIEWRDAFLQAASEIDQNTMAEYTTILTTPAATTTTEAAATPANTSVTSTSQVATGTYKGPRN, encoded by the coding sequence ATGAATCGTTCTTCTGCTATCAAGTTCTTTAAAGCTATTACGCTTCTCGGTGTTTATGGGGGTTTACTTGTGCCTCCGATGTTTATCCCGGTTGTTATCTTTCCGTTTGTCTTTTCTAAACTCATTTTCTTACAGGTACTTATCGGTATTACGTTTCCTGCGTATATCGCCTTGGCATGGATGGAGCCTGCATATCGTCCTAAGAAGCATTTACTTACGGGTGCATTACTTTGGTATTTTGCCGCGGTAGCGCTTTCGGTATTATTTGCTGTTGATCCAATGCGTGCTTGGTGGGGTAATCAAGAGCGTATGAATGGGTTATTTACCCTCCTTCATTTCTTGGCGTGGTTCTTGATGATTACGGGCGTTATTCGTACTTGGGATGAATGGAAAAAGCTTTTGCGTTTTGAGGTATGTATTGGTGGTTTTATGGCGATAATCGCGATGTTGCAAAAGCTTAATCCAAATTTATTGATGTTTCCTGCTGGTCCTCGTGTGGGTGGATTATTGGATAATCCAATTTACATGGCAGCGTATCAGATTTTTAACCTGTTCTTCTTGGGTCTGCTTTGGTGGAAAGAAAAATCCAAAGGCTGGAAGTGGGGCTATGGATTTATCGCTCTTTTGGCCATTATCGCGTTTTTCTTGGCACAATCTCGTGGTGCTCTTGTAGGGTTGGCAGTTGGGTTATTGGCCTTTGCTTTTTATATCGGGGTTTTCTCAAAGAGCAAAAAACATAAGCTTGCGGTTTTTGGTGGCTTGGCAGCACTCGCTATTGGATACGGAGGGCTCTATGTAGCTCGCGATGTACCATTTATCAAAGCTTCACCGCTTTATCGTCTTGTGGATTTTCAAGCGACGATTACCACGCGTCTTATTGCATGGGATATTGCTTGGAAGGGTTTTAAAGAGCGTCCTTTGACGGGTTGGGGTTTTGATAATTTCCACATCATCTTTAACCAGCACTATAACCCACAATCATTACGCTTTGGTCAGTACGAAACGTGGTTTGATCGTGCGCATAATACGGTATTAGATGTGATGTCGATGACTGGGCTCTTTGGTCTTATTGGCTTCATTGCTATTTATATTACGATTTTCTACTCCTCCTGGAGAGCCTATAAAAAAGGCTGGATCGATTTACCTATTGCGGCAATGTTGTTTTCTTTACCGATAGCGTATTTTGTACAAAATCTTTTTGTCTTTGACCACCCAGCTGGATTTACCATGAGCTATTTGCTCTTTGCTCTCGTTGTAGGTGCAACACAAAAAGACTTTGTTGGTGAAAAATCCAAAGAAGAAGTAAAAGAAGAGGCCGAAGGTCGTCACGAAGCTCCTTGGATTGCGTATGGCGCGATTTCGCTCGCTGCGCTCTTTATTGTGTGGGCATATTCAATCACACCATTCAATATTTCGCGTATCGCTTTACGTTCCAATGGTCTTATTAGCTCAAACCCACAAATGGGTATCGACCTTGCAAAACAAGCGAGAGACTACGGTTGGACACCGTATGTTGATGAGCAATCATTCTTGCTATCCAGAAATCTCATTTCAATTGCGGGCGCACAGCCTTCGGCGGTACAATCACCGATTTGGAAGGACGGGTATCAGTTAGCAAAAGAGCTTAGCCTCGAAGAAATCTCTCGTCATCCAAAAAATACGCATCCACGCTTTATTTTGGCACGTTTAGCACAAGAAGCTTTTGTTGGTGATGCTCCAGAAGGCCAAGTATCATTAGACCAATACAAAGAGGCGATAAAATTGAGTCCACAACGTCAGCAATTGCACTTTAGTCTTGCGCGTCTCTATCTTATGGCTGGTCGTGTAGATGATGCGCTCGCGATTCTAAAAGACGTCACAACTTTTGATCCAGATGCGGGTGAACCATTCTGGAATTACGGCCTCTCACTCTTATTTGATAAAAAAGATGTAGACGGTGGTGTCGCTGCGATTATGCAGTCTCAAACAGCGGCTTACCCATATCGCTTTACAAATGCACGTGAACTTACCGTTTTGACGGACGCGCTCATTGTCTCAAATGATCAAGCGGTATTTGATCGCTTTATAAGAGAGCTTGCAAATACGGATTACTTTCCGCGTTTAACGGCAACAGAATACGGTCAAATCGCTGTTCGCTTGCATCAAGCAAATAAGATTGAGTGGAGAGACGCCTTCTTACAAGCTGCAAGTGAAATCGATCAAAACACTATGGCAGAATATACAACGATTCTTACGACGCCGGCAGCTACGACCACAACCGAGGCTGCGGCAACGCCAGCAAATACGAGTGTTACCTCGACGAGTCAGGTGGCTACAGGTACCTATAAAGGCCCGCGAAATTAA
- a CDS encoding sigma-70 family RNA polymerase sigma factor, with product MSQFIDQFDLYRLRTKRDADAFGRVYDRYVESIFRFVSLKLPNKAAAEDVTSETFLKLWQIILQNQEPIRNVRAFLYRIARNTIADYYRKQASDASVTFSGSETSSIDEDPVYSDQSANQRAIEARADLRLILDQIERLKESYRDVLMLRLIDGLSFGDIGKVLDKSVGNVRVIYHRAIKALDGLVPPEHE from the coding sequence ATGAGTCAGTTCATCGACCAATTTGACCTCTACCGACTGCGCACAAAACGTGATGCAGATGCCTTTGGGCGTGTGTACGATCGTTATGTTGAGTCGATTTTTCGTTTTGTCTCATTAAAGCTCCCAAACAAAGCTGCTGCAGAAGATGTAACAAGTGAAACCTTTTTGAAGCTCTGGCAGATTATATTACAAAATCAAGAACCGATTAGAAATGTAAGAGCCTTTTTATATCGTATTGCAAGAAATACCATTGCAGACTACTACCGAAAGCAAGCATCAGATGCGAGTGTAACGTTTTCGGGTTCTGAAACGTCTTCTATAGATGAGGACCCAGTCTACTCGGATCAATCCGCAAATCAACGCGCGATCGAAGCCCGAGCTGACCTACGCTTGATTCTCGACCAAATCGAACGCTTAAAAGAAAGTTATCGTGACGTGCTCATGCTACGTCTCATCGACGGACTCTCCTTTGGTGATATTGGTAAGGTCTTGGATAAAAGCGTTGGTAATGTCCGTGTTATCTACCATCGTGCGATTAAAGCGCTCGATGGCCTCGTCCCACCAGAACATGAATAA
- a CDS encoding methyltransferase domain-containing protein: MKQSRNQLIDAAAVCRRLGLSDGEVFADLGCGAHGHFVFPAAELVGPGGKVYAVDIDKTALHAIERTAKNDHCFQVSVIWSDIDIVGATRIPPGTVDLTLIANNLYLSSDRHGLVSEAIRLTKPGERICVIEWKSGQRPIGPPADARMSEDEVKSCFEQTECVFVERFDAGDEHYALVFKKKRVAALAEALSVAVSQPAILSSSL; the protein is encoded by the coding sequence ATGAAACAAAGCCGTAATCAGCTCATCGATGCTGCAGCCGTTTGTAGACGTCTCGGTTTGTCAGATGGCGAGGTATTTGCCGACCTTGGTTGTGGCGCTCACGGGCATTTTGTTTTTCCTGCGGCAGAGCTTGTCGGCCCTGGTGGCAAGGTCTATGCCGTTGATATTGATAAAACAGCGCTTCATGCCATAGAACGAACGGCAAAAAACGACCATTGTTTTCAGGTGTCAGTTATTTGGTCTGATATTGACATTGTTGGTGCCACGCGTATTCCGCCAGGCACAGTAGACTTGACGCTTATTGCAAATAACCTCTATCTTTCAAGCGATCGACATGGTCTTGTTTCGGAGGCGATACGTCTTACGAAGCCGGGCGAACGCATTTGTGTTATCGAATGGAAGTCTGGTCAAAGACCTATCGGGCCTCCTGCTGATGCGCGTATGAGCGAAGACGAAGTAAAGTCATGCTTCGAGCAAACAGAATGTGTTTTTGTAGAGCGTTTTGACGCAGGAGATGAGCACTATGCACTCGTCTTTAAGAAAAAACGCGTCGCTGCTCTCGCTGAGGCTCTGTCGGTAGCTGTGTCGCAACCCGCTATTCTTTCTTCATCTCTATGA
- a CDS encoding SDR family oxidoreductase: protein MISKRVLVTGGAGFVGSHLCDRLIADGHHVICLDNLFTGSKKNIEHLAHHERFTFVERDVTLPFFAQVDWIFNLACPASPKHYQFDPVATVRTNVLGMIQMLDLAKTTGARILQASTSEVYGDPLCHPQHEEYWGNVDPISKRACYDEGKRCAETLCFDYHREFGIDIRVIRIFNTYGPRMAMDDGRVVSNFIVQALRGEDITIYGDGSFTRSFQYVDDLINGMIKMMQKEGFTGPVNIGNPSEFTIKELAEMVIAQIPTSSTITYHPAVQNDPKQRKPHIDLAKKELDWEPSVPLVEGLRKTIEYFKTVV from the coding sequence ATGATCTCCAAACGTGTATTAGTAACAGGTGGTGCGGGATTTGTCGGATCACATCTTTGCGATCGTTTGATTGCCGATGGACATCATGTTATTTGTCTCGACAATCTCTTTACAGGGTCTAAAAAAAATATTGAGCATCTTGCTCATCATGAACGTTTTACCTTTGTTGAGCGTGATGTGACGCTGCCGTTTTTTGCTCAAGTAGATTGGATTTTTAATTTAGCATGTCCAGCGTCGCCAAAGCATTATCAATTTGATCCAGTGGCTACGGTGCGTACCAACGTTTTGGGGATGATCCAGATGCTAGACCTCGCCAAAACAACCGGGGCACGGATTCTTCAGGCATCAACATCAGAAGTGTATGGCGATCCTTTATGTCATCCACAACATGAGGAGTACTGGGGGAATGTTGACCCGATTTCAAAACGCGCTTGCTATGACGAAGGAAAGCGCTGTGCCGAAACATTGTGCTTTGATTATCATCGTGAATTTGGTATCGATATTCGTGTGATTCGTATCTTTAATACCTATGGCCCCCGTATGGCGATGGACGATGGCCGCGTTGTTTCGAATTTTATCGTACAAGCATTACGGGGTGAGGATATTACTATCTACGGTGACGGGTCCTTTACGCGCTCTTTTCAATACGTTGATGACCTTATCAATGGAATGATCAAGATGATGCAAAAAGAAGGGTTTACAGGGCCAGTAAATATCGGCAATCCGTCTGAATTTACGATTAAGGAGCTCGCAGAAATGGTTATTGCACAAATACCAACTTCATCAACGATTACCTACCATCCAGCGGTACAAAATGACCCTAAGCAACGTAAACCACATATCGATCTAGCAAAAAAAGAGCTTGACTGGGAGCCTTCAGTTCCATTAGTAGAAGGACTAAGAAAAACCATCGAGTATTTTAAAACCGTCGTTTAA